One genomic window of Panulirus ornatus isolate Po-2019 chromosome 14, ASM3632096v1, whole genome shotgun sequence includes the following:
- the LOC139753317 gene encoding uncharacterized protein, whose translation MIGGRITKRSAKNDKDGEGGGGGRESPEIDRYVEDLFFNMINPASNKVSPAKARKPQKDDVYVIPTVDDGEEQRRPTPAPLESPSPDPSAQFHPPTLRESTPYPRQRVTSSSTFRKSPSPDHRIPTPSPPREPPLTTTQLATLSVKKLKEELPKATVKGLVVEPLMPMASAQGIFNNTDAYKTALLLNKADCFQ comes from the exons ATGATAGGCGGCCGCATCACCAAGCGTAGTGCCAAAAATGATAAAGACGGTGAGGGTGGTGGCGGGGGGCGCGAGTCCCCCGAGATCGACCGGTACGTGGAGGACCTCTTCTTCAACATGATCAACCCGGCCTCCAACAAGGTCTCGCCTGCCAAGGCCCGTAAACCCCAAAAGGACGACGTGTATGTCATACCGACGGTGGATGACGGAGAGGAGCAGAGACGCCCCACGCCAGCCCCACTGGAGTCTCCGTCTCCTGACCCCTCCGCCCAGTTTCATCCTCCTACACTGAGGGAGTCGACCCCTTACCCCCGCCAAAGGgtcacctcctcctctaccttccgCAAGTCTCCTTCTCCAGATCACAGGATCCCGACTCCGTCTCCTCCCCGCGAGCCGCCTCTGACTACAACTCAGCTGGCTACTCTCTCTGTGAAGAAGCTGAAGGAGGAGCTGCCGAAGGCGACGGTAAAGGGGCTGGTGGTGGAACCTCTCATGCCCATGGCAAGCGCTCAGGGCATCTTCAACAACACCGACGCTTACAAAACGG CATTGCTGCTGAACAAGGCCGACTGCTTCCAATAA